A single genomic interval of Dysidea avara chromosome 8, odDysAvar1.4, whole genome shotgun sequence harbors:
- the LOC136263505 gene encoding CCR4-NOT transcription complex subunit 10-like isoform X2, with protein sequence MPQFIVKTNEPSPIFITCFLLFLDMITSLWIILQFRARLAMLQKNLKGCKKEIKSLSVIENAVTHVAFLKANYEYLRGNYCKSVKLLTSAPKTPLLTDVGQCLPSLYFNNLGCLHYHMGKYSLASYYFSKALYENDSALNDFHHWRKQHRQDVHWQYWG encoded by the exons ATGCCCCAATTCATTGTGAAGACaaatgagccaagtcccatcttcataacttgtttccttt TGTTTCTGGATATGATTACATCATTATGGATTATCTTACAGTTCAGAGCTCGACTAGCAATGCTACAGAAGAACCTCAAAGGCTGTAAGAAGGAGATTAAGAGTCTCTCAGTGATTGAGAATGCT GTGACACATGTAGCCTTCCTCAAGGCCAACTATGAGTACTTACGAGGAAACTATTGTAAAAGTGTCAAGCTGTTAACCTCAGCTCCAAAGACACCATTACTGACTGACGTTGGTCAATGCCTTCCTTCACTATACTTCAACAATCTTGGTTGTCTACACTATCACATGGGCAAGTACAGTTTGGCATCTTACTACTTCAGTAAGGCTCTCTATGAGAATGATTCTGCCCTCAATGACTTCCACCATTGGAGAAAG CAACACCGTCAGGACGTCCATTGGCAGTACTGGGGGTAA
- the LOC136263504 gene encoding CCR4-NOT transcription complex subunit 10-A-like has protein sequence MDYAKQQRYHSDTIQTVVGAGFHQKLVVMPMEVGHLSHDRSSAAMPTPSLDFANICLCNTLYLLPPAATTTNETMVSALPCPPLHGDAVMSLRASILANSSYVSLRQGDPVSSLHYSKQLLAIPSLSFPLMLLAHLYGAECCILLGMTGEAIQHLTMDLLNNDHPEGTTPAATGGGVDTSPNHCRASVLMNIASVCCVRKEMEKARKALLQACACLPLPQRNGPLHAKAILLSAYIELHTGNVTGAIQLLRRHQTTTQYNLLTNGNSSQQDKKRLANNSRRVLS, from the exons ATGGACTATGCAAAGCAACAGCGTTACCATAGTGACACAATTCAAACTGTAGTTGGAGCTGGTTTCCATCAGAAACTTGTTGTTATGCCGATGGAGGTGGGTCATTTATCACATGACAGATCCTCAGCAGCCATGCCAACCCCATCACTTGACTTTGCTAACATCTGTCTGTGTAACACTCTCTACTTGCTACCTCCTGCTGCCACAACAACCAATGAGACTATGGTATCGGCGTTGCCATGTCCACCACTCCATGGTGATGCTGTGATGTCATTAAGGGCATCCATTCTGGCTAACAGTTCTTATGTGTCGTTACGTCAAGGTGACCCGGTGTCTTCACTACACTACAGTAAACAACTTTTGGCCATTCCTTCACTGTCATTTCCACTGAT gtTACTAGCTCACTTGTATGGTGCTGAGTGTTGTATATTATTGGGGATGACtggtgaagccatacaacaccTCACAATGGACCTACTGAACAATGACCATCCTGAGGGGACCACCCCTG CTGCTACTGGTGGTGGTGTAGATACTAGTCCCAACCATTGTAGAGCTAGTGTATTAATGAACATTgctagtgtgtgttgtgtgaggAAGGAGATGGAGAAGGCTAGGAAGGCTCTACTACAAGCTTGTGCTTGTCTACCATTGCCACAGAGGAATGGACCACTCCATGCTAAAGCTATCTTGTTATCTGCTTATATTGAACTACATACTG GTAATGTTACTGGAGCAATTCAACTGTTAAGGAGACACCAAACTACTACACAGTACAACTTGCTCACTAATGGCAACAGCAGCCAACAGGACAAGAAGAGACTAGCCAATAACAGCAGGCGTGTGTTGTCATGA
- the LOC136263490 gene encoding protein NLRC3-like: MDRSDHEGLNQFKTLEKATSTPLLKDLHNHINPNYAVHWRMIGTLLGLPKGRLDIIKYDNHDKAEPCCDAVLEKWLEVDPSASWEKLFKVIESPAVSSDQAPDKVTSKPDMDKSTVTDQGVTILSNMVGQLNVQARFRVDDDTWPPDQPKNFQPLVLIHYEGHHNLQQAMAITKLTQTGDIASLAISQPVPKHHPSYQPLQEVLDTSTVTKDVEQILAPLENNDEPQFILVEGLPGIGKSVLLKEIAYRWGDKQILKVFKFVLLVCLRDPIVQQAISVHDLLQLFCVGYRRASQITDACDDYLFQNGGKDLVFLLDGYDEFPVELQKNSLISKILERRVLPKCGLIVSSRPHASENLRKHATLRVDILGFTETERVNFIKQALPQAVKELTKYLEGNLTINGLCFIPFNMVILIYLYKQGIPLPSNSTQLYNYFICLTICRHLAKSGHPLDNTITDLAKLPEPYNTIVQQLSKLSLEGLNNNKLIFTLEEMRAACPGIEAIEGALNGYGLLQAVQHFGLAGKTMTFNFVHFSIQEFLSAYHITQLPPDEELRVLEAKFWSDIHSNMFAMYTSLTKGQRSAFKQFLSGEDDTITIAETYLKDQLKCLRLFRCFYEANDEAFYTSIQQGKTFDDKVINLEETSLTVYDVECVTLFLTCSPHKEWKKLDLSFCHIQDHDCRVLHRDLMSSDVSIKELDLGFNGFTRSSSSSINDLTIHCRVEELNISGNDTIGEDPALYNMLTHPSSRLVALNMIGTSLSSPSAITLFTAISKGNKLKDLHIINSLITDEACDVIATTMKNNTSLVRLVMGYNEISGEAAQRLLQALYNNNTLEGLWLPSGGYTEDVKKRIRSLQEVINKNRESRGCQTKLIIYCY, from the exons ATGGATCGAAGTGATCATGAAGGACTAAACCAGTTTAAAACACTTGAGAAGG CTACCAGTACTCCACTACTGAAGGATCTTCATAACCATATTAACCCCAATTATGCTGTTCACTGGAGAATGATAGGAACACTACTGGGTCTACCCAAAGGAAGACTTGACATCATAAAATATGACAATCATGATAAGGCTGAGCCTTGTTGTGATGCTGTGTTGGAGAAGTGGCTTGAAGTGGACCCCTCTGCTAGTTGGGAGAAGTTGTTTAAAGTGATTGAGTCACCTGCAGTGTCCAGTGATCAAGCTCCTGATAAAG TGACCTCCAAACCTGACATGGACAAGTCAACGGTCACTGATCAAG GAGTCACCATATTGTCCAACATGGTGGGCCAGCTTAATGTACAAGCACGGTTCAGGGTTGACGATGACACTTGGCCACCGGACCAGCCAAAGAATTTCCAACCTCTTGTACTGATTCATTATGAAGGACATCACAACTTACAACAAGCCATGGCCATCACTAAACTGACACAAACAGGTGACATTGCTTCACTAGCTATTAGTCAGCCAGTCCCCAAACATCATCCTAGCTATCAGCCATTACAAGAGGTCCTTGATACTAGTACTGTTACTAAAGATGTTGAGCAAATCTTAGCCCCACTAGAAAACAACGATGAACCACAATTTATCTTAGTTGAAGGTCTTCCCGGTATTGGCAAATCTGTTTTACTAAAAGAAATTGCATATCGGTGGGGTGATAAACAAATATTAAAAGTGTTCAAGTTTGTTCTCCTTGTCTGTCTGCGTGATCCCATTGTACAGCAAGCTATATCAGTCCATGACCTCCTCCAGTTGTTCTGTGTAGGGTACAGAAGAGCATCACAGATCACTGACGCTTGTGACGATTACCTTTTTCAGAATGGCGGCAAGGATCTTGTCTTCCTTTTGGATGGCTACGATGAATTTCCAGTAGAGCTTCAGAAAAATAGCTTGATCTCAAAAATTCTTGAACGTCGCGTACTACCCAAATGTGGCTTGATTGTGTCATCTCGTCCACATGCCTCAGAAAATCTCCGCAAACATGCAACTCTTAGAGTAGATATCTTAGGCTTCACTGAAACAGAAAGAGTAAATTTCATAAAACAAGCATTACCACAAGCAGTCAAAGAGCTCACCAAATATCTCGAAGGTAATCTGACTATCAATGGCCTGTGTTTCATCCCCTTCAACATGGTAATCTTGATTTACCTGTACAAACAGGGAATTCCCCTTCCTAGCAATTCCACACAGCTTTACAATTACTTCATCTGTCTTACCATCTGTCGACATCTTGCCAAATCTGGTCATCCTCTTGATAACACCATCACTGATCTAGCCAAACTCCCCGAGCCCTATAATACAATAGTTCAGCAGTTATCAAAACTATCGCTCGAGGGTCTTAATAACAACAAGCTAATCTTTACCTTGGAGGAGATGAGAGCAGCTTGTCCAGGCATCGAAGCTATCGAAGGAGCTCTGAACGGATACGGACTACTTCAGGCTGTTCAGCACTTCGGGCTCGCTGGGAAAACGATGACATTTAACTTTGTCCATTTCTCCATTCAGGAGTTCTTGTCCGCTTACCATATCACTCAGCTTCCACCAGACGAAGAGCTGCGAGTGCTCGAAGCGAAGTTCTGGAGCGATATCCATTCCAACATGTTTGCAATGTACACCTCGCTTACCAAGGGACAGCGATCTGCTTTTAAACAATTTCTCTCTGGAGAGGACGACACGATCACCATCGCTGAAACATACTTGAAGGATCAACTGAAGTGTCTTCGACTATTTCGCTGCTTCTATGAGGCCAACGACGAAGCCTTTTACACTTCTATACAACAAGGAAAAACTTTCGATGATAAAGTAATCAATCTTGAGGAGACTAGCCTAACCGTTTATGATGTTGAGTGTGTTACACTCTTCCTTACCTGCTCACCCCACAAGGAGTGGAAGAAGCTTGACTTGTCTTTCTGCCATATCCAGGATCATGACTGTCGTGTCCTTCACCGTGATCTGATGTCATCTGACGTCAGTATTAAAGAACTCGACTTGGGGTTTAATGGCTTCACCAGATCTTCCTCTTCCTCCATTAATGACCTCACCATACACTGTAGAGTGGAAGAGTTGAATATTAGTGGTAACGACACCATCGGAGAGGACCCTGCTCTCTACAACATGTTGACCCATCCCTCCTCTAGGCTAGTGGCACTGAACATGATAGGTACCAGCTTATCATCACCATCAGCCATTACCCTATTCACTGCAATATCAAAAGGTAACAAACTGAAGGACCTCCACATTATCAACAGTCTCATCACTGATGAAGCTTGTGATGTCATTGCCACtacaatgaagaacaatacatCACTAGTCAGGCTGGTGATGGGGTACAACGAGATCAGTGGAGAAGCTGCTCAACGTCTACTACAAGCCCTCTACAATAACAACACATTAGAAGGGCTATGGCTACCCTCTGGTGGTTACACTGAAGATGTTAAGAAGAGGATTAGATCACTACAAGAAGTAATTAACAAGAACAGAGAAAGTAGAGGATGTCAAACAAAACTGATCATTTACTGTTATTAG